The window ACAATGGCAGCGGCAACTCGGCCAGTGGCCGAGCCGCTGCTCAAATCAAGGGGAACCGGACGGCGGTTCTCAGGCTTTCTTGACCCAGCGGCCCTGCTCGTCGGGCTGCCAATAGGTCGCCTCGAAGCCCTTGCCCTTGGCCTCGGTCCAGAAGCCCCGCGCTTGCGCCACCGCGTCATCGTCGTTGCCGTCGAACACCAGCACGATGCGCTGATAGGCCTCGGCGTCAGCCGGCAGCGCTGCGCCATCGATCAGGAAACGCACGGTCGCGGCATTCGGATTGGTGTCGTTGACCGTGAGCAGCACCGGTTGCTGTGCCGCTTCCGCCTCGCGCCAGGTGCCGTGCGGCAGGAAGCCGTCGTCGCGATAGGTCCATAGATGGGCGTCGAGCGCCTCGATGCGCTCTTCGCTGGAGCCTTGCACCGCGACGCGCCAGCCGCGCTCCAGCGATTTCTCGATGAGCGGCGTCAGCACGCCTTCGAGCTTCTGGCCCTGCAGATGGTAGAAGAGAATTTCGGTCATGACTTCCGCATCATACGCAGGCCCGCCGGTGCCGTCTCGAACTGACTAAATTTAGACACGTTTTGATTGTCTCATCGGAAACTGCAACGGGAGGATAACATGGACCGAAAAGGCAAATGCCATGCGTTCCTTCCGAAGTCTCGGCATCGCGGTCGCGATGCTCGTCCCGCTGTCGGCGATTGACACGCCGGCTTACGCAATCACCACCGAACAATGGCGCAATGTCTGCTTCGACTCGCTGGGCCTGCGCAGCGCGACGTCGCAAGTCGACGTCGGCAAAGCCGGCTTCAGAATGGACGATGGCGTCGCGCCGGCCGCCCGTGCCAAGCCGCCGCCGCCCACATGGGACGCCACGCTCAGGAGCACCATCGCGTTCATCAAGGCCTATCCGGACTCGGGCGGCAACTACTTGCTGATCGTTCAATGCGTCGGCACCGCCGAGCGATACGGCACAACGTTTCCCAAGTGCAATTCGACGCAGACGCCGATCACGGCGGCAACGCCGAAGACGCTCAGCGAATACACGGATGATGAACTCATCGACTGGGTGAACGCCAACATTCCATGATGCCGGACGGCCGCTGAATGCCGAGCGACCCGCGTGGCGGATTTTGAACGCGCAAGAGAGCCAGGCGCCCTCACCGCTCGTAGAAATCCGCCACCAGCCGGTCGAGCAGCCGGACGCCCCAGCCCGAAGCCCAGCTTTTGTTGATGTCGTTCTGGCGCGAATCCATGCCGGTGCCGGCAATGTCGAGATGCGCCCACGGCGTCTTGTCGACAAAGCGCTGCAGGAACTGCGCCGCAGTGCTTGAGCCGCCGGCGCGCGAGCCGCCGGTGTTCTTCATGTCGGCGAACTTTGAATCGATCATCTTGTCGAACGCCGCCGACAGCGGCATGCGCCACACCGGCTCGCCCGTCGCCTCGCCGCTCGCCGTCAGGCGCTCGCTGAGTTCGTCGCTGTTGGAGAACAGGCCGGCAAATTCATGACCGAGGGCCACAATGATGGCGCCGGTCAAGGTCGCCAGATTGACCATGAACTGCGGTTTGTATTTTTCCTTTGTGTACCAGAGCACGTCCGCGAGAACGAGGCGGCCTTCGGCGTCGGTGTTGATGATCTCGATGGTCTGGCCCGACATCGAGGTCACGATGTCGCCGGGCCGCTGCGCATTGCCGTCCGGCATGTTCTCGACGAGACCGATAACGCCAACGGCATTGACCTTGGCTTTACGCCCTGCAAGCGCCTGCATCAGGCCGACGACGCAGGCCGCGCCCGCCATGTCGCCCTTCATATCTTCCATGCCGGCCGCCGGCTTGATCGAAATGCCGCCGGTGTCGAAGCACACGCCCTTGCCGATGAAGGCAACGGGCGCCTCGCCCTTCTTGCCGCCGTTCCAGCGCATCACAACGACGCGACTCTCGCGCGTCGAGCCCTGGCCGACGCCGAGCAGCGCGCCCATGCCGAGCTTCTTCAGCGCCGCCATATTGAGAATCTCGACTGTGCAGCCGGCTTTTTTCAATGCCAGCGTGCGGCGAGCGAACTCTTCCGGGAAGAGCACATTTGGGGGCTCGTTGACGAGATCGCGCGCCGTGAGCACGCCGCCGGCAAGGGCCTCGCGCGCGACAAAGGCCTTGCGTGCCGCCGCGACGTCGCCGGTTGCAATGACGACGTTACGCTGGCCGACCGGCTTGTCGTCGGCTTTGCGTTTGGTCTTGTAGCGGTCGAAGGCGTAGGCGCGCAGCAGCATGCCCAGCGCCAGATCGGCAGCCTGCTCGGCACTCATGCCGGCATTTTTGCCGCCATCCTTGCCCTTGCCCGCCGCCGGCAGGTCGGCGACGACCGTGGCATCGCCCGCCTTCGGCAGTTTGCCCATCGCCGCACCGCCCAGCTTGACGATGTCCTCTGACTTCAGCTCGGCCACCTTGCCGGCGCCGAGCACGAACAGACGGTCGACCTTGAGCCCGTCGGGCATGATCAGTTGGAGCGCGGAGCCGCTTTTACCGCTGAATTGCTCGGCCTTGGCCGCGCGGGTCACCAGCGCCGCCGCCGCCCCGAGGGCCTCGGTCGCACGCGCGCCGAACTTCAACCCCTCATCGCAGAAAACGACCAATGTGCCGCCCGGCTTGGCTGCGAAAACGGGACTAAACGAGATCCGGGGAGCATCGGCCATGGCGGGGTCCTTGGGTCAGGCAGGAAATAGCGACGACCTGACCCATATGCGCCGCACCGGGGGCTCTGCAAAGCCCCCGAACCGCCAAATGGAGCCTTTTCACCAGCCACAAACCAGCTCTGAGCCGAACTGCCCAAGGGCGCCGTTACAGCTTGCCAGAATCGCTTCCCGCAGGCTTGGTTTGGGCCCAGTATCCGCCCCCGCCATTAACCAATTGTTGGGCATGTTCAATGGCTTTGCCTTGCCTGAGCCATTTTGTACGTCGAACAACGTTAACCAACAGGATCGGGTTAAGATTGCTGCGTCACGGTGCCGGACGGGGGTCCGGCGCGGGGGCGTTTTAGGGGACCTGGGACAAGACAGCGCGCATGGGCTCCATCAGCCGCTATATCTTCCGCACCACCTTCGGTGCCTTTGCGCTCGTGCTCATCAGTCTCACGGCGGTGATCTGGGTGACCCAGGCGCTGCGCGACATCGACATCATGACCAGCCAGGGCCAGACCATTCTGGTCTTCGTCGGCATCACCGGTCTCATTATTCCCCTGCTCGTTCTGGTGATCGCGCCGATCGCGCTGCTGATCGCGGTCGCGCACAACCTCAACAAGCTATCGACCGATTCCGAGATCATCGTCATGAACGCGGCCGGCATGTCGCCGTGGTTCCTGTTCCGCGCCTTCATGTCAGTAACGCTTGTTGTCTCCATCCTGGTGATGGCGATCAGCGCCTATTTCGCGCCCAAGGGCCTGCGCATGCTGCGCGACTGGCTGACCGAAGTGCGCGCCAATGTCGTCAGCACCATCGTCCAGCCAGGTCGCTTCACGCCGATCGAAGCCAATGTCACCATCCATATCCGCGAGCGGCGACAGAACGGTCAGCTCGTCGGCATTTTCCTCGACGACCGCCGCAATCCGAACGAGCGCATGACGGTGATCGCCGAACGCGGCGAACTCGTGGATAACGACAACGGCACGTTCCTCGTTCTGCAAGATGGCATCGTGCAGCGCCAGGAGACCCGCAAGCCGGAGCCCGCAATGGTCGTGTTCGACCGTTACGCGTTCGATCTGTCGCAGTTCTCCGGCGGCCCGCAAGCGGTCACATACTCGATCCGCGAGCGCTATCTCTGGCAGCTTCTGTTCCCGGATCCCAAAGACAAATACTATGTCGAGCAGCCGGGCCAGTTCCGCGCCGAATTGCATGACAGGCTGGTGGCGCCCCTTTATCCCATCGCCTTCGTCATCATTGCCTTCGCCTATCTCGGGCCGCCGCGGACCACGCGCCAAAGCCGCAACATGTCGATGCTGGGCGCCATTGGCGGCGTCGCCTTGCTGAGGCTCATCGGCTTTGCCTCAACCGTGCTCGGCGCCAACGCGCCGTTCATGCTGGTCCTGCAATACATCGCCCTCGCCTTCGCCATCGGCGGCGGGCTTTTCGTCATTCATCGCGGCCTGATCATCGAGCCGCCGGCCTTTCTCAACCGCTGGATCGAAACGGCAACGGCACGTATCCTGCGCCTCACGCAACGCGTGGCCGCGTCATGAACGTCGTCGGCGGCACATTGGCGCGCTATTTCGGCATGCGCTTCCTGAACACCGTGCTCCTGGTGTTCGCGGGCATTTTTCTTCTGGTGGCTTTGCTCGATTACATCGAGTTGATGCGCCGGGCCTCCGACATCCCGAATGTTTCGGGAATCATGGTGGCCAAGACGTCCCTGTACCGCGTGCCGCAGGTCACCGAGCGCATCCTGCCGTTCTGCATCCTGATCGGCGCCATGTCCTGCTATCTCAACCTGTCGCGCCGGCTCGAACTGGTGGTGGCGCGCTCGGCCGGCATGTCGGCCTGGCAATTCGTCGCGCCGGCGCTGATCGTCGCCTTCCTGCTCGGCGTCTTCGCCACGACCGTCTACAACCCGGTGTCCGCCATCCTCCAGGAGCGCTCCAAGCGCTTCGAGGCCGAATTGTTCGGCCAGAACGCGATGGGCGCCCAAAGCGGCGGCCCGTTCTGGCTCAGCCAGAAGACCAGCGATGG of the Undibacter mobilis genome contains:
- a CDS encoding DNA polymerase III subunit chi, with protein sequence MTEILFYHLQGQKLEGVLTPLIEKSLERGWRVAVQGSSEERIEALDAHLWTYRDDGFLPHGTWREAEAAQQPVLLTVNDTNPNAATVRFLIDGAALPADAEAYQRIVLVFDGNDDDAVAQARGFWTEAKGKGFEATYWQPDEQGRWVKKA
- a CDS encoding leucyl aminopeptidase; translated protein: MADAPRISFSPVFAAKPGGTLVVFCDEGLKFGARATEALGAAAALVTRAAKAEQFSGKSGSALQLIMPDGLKVDRLFVLGAGKVAELKSEDIVKLGGAAMGKLPKAGDATVVADLPAAGKGKDGGKNAGMSAEQAADLALGMLLRAYAFDRYKTKRKADDKPVGQRNVVIATGDVAAARKAFVAREALAGGVLTARDLVNEPPNVLFPEEFARRTLALKKAGCTVEILNMAALKKLGMGALLGVGQGSTRESRVVVMRWNGGKKGEAPVAFIGKGVCFDTGGISIKPAAGMEDMKGDMAGAACVVGLMQALAGRKAKVNAVGVIGLVENMPDGNAQRPGDIVTSMSGQTIEIINTDAEGRLVLADVLWYTKEKYKPQFMVNLATLTGAIIVALGHEFAGLFSNSDELSERLTASGEATGEPVWRMPLSAAFDKMIDSKFADMKNTGGSRAGGSSTAAQFLQRFVDKTPWAHLDIAGTGMDSRQNDINKSWASGWGVRLLDRLVADFYER
- the lptF gene encoding LPS export ABC transporter permease LptF; translated protein: MGSISRYIFRTTFGAFALVLISLTAVIWVTQALRDIDIMTSQGQTILVFVGITGLIIPLLVLVIAPIALLIAVAHNLNKLSTDSEIIVMNAAGMSPWFLFRAFMSVTLVVSILVMAISAYFAPKGLRMLRDWLTEVRANVVSTIVQPGRFTPIEANVTIHIRERRQNGQLVGIFLDDRRNPNERMTVIAERGELVDNDNGTFLVLQDGIVQRQETRKPEPAMVVFDRYAFDLSQFSGGPQAVTYSIRERYLWQLLFPDPKDKYYVEQPGQFRAELHDRLVAPLYPIAFVIIAFAYLGPPRTTRQSRNMSMLGAIGGVALLRLIGFASTVLGANAPFMLVLQYIALAFAIGGGLFVIHRGLIIEPPAFLNRWIETATARILRLTQRVAAS